One segment of uncultured Methanobrevibacter sp. DNA contains the following:
- a CDS encoding aminodeoxychorismate/anthranilate synthase component II, whose protein sequence is MILLIDNYDSFSYNLYQLIGEINPDIMVVRNDKITLEEISDLNPECIILSPGPGKPENAGICIDVVKTFYDKIPILGVCLGHQAICEAFGGKISHASRLMHGKSSKISLDYDYLFKGLPSEISVGRYHSLSLVRDTLPDCLDIISKAKDDGEVMAVKHESYSVYGLQFHPESILTPDGLTIIRNFLEKVERGIL, encoded by the coding sequence ATGATTCTTTTAATTGACAATTATGACAGTTTTTCATATAATCTTTATCAGCTGATTGGTGAAATCAATCCGGATATCATGGTTGTAAGAAACGATAAGATAACACTTGAAGAGATATCAGATTTGAATCCTGAATGCATTATACTGTCTCCTGGTCCTGGAAAACCTGAAAACGCAGGAATATGCATTGATGTTGTGAAAACTTTCTACGATAAGATTCCGATTTTAGGAGTTTGTCTGGGCCATCAGGCAATATGTGAAGCATTTGGCGGTAAAATATCACATGCTTCAAGGCTGATGCATGGAAAATCATCAAAAATTTCACTTGATTACGATTATCTCTTTAAGGGACTTCCGAGTGAAATTAGTGTCGGAAGATATCATTCATTAAGTCTTGTCAGGGACACTCTTCCGGACTGTCTTGACATTATTTCAAAAGCAAAGGATGACGGTGAAGTGATGGCGGTAAAGCATGAAAGTTACAGTGTTTACGGCCTGCAGTTTCATCCTGAATCAATTTTAACTCCTGACGGATTAACAATTATCAGAAATTTCTTGGAAAAAGTAGAGAGGGGAATCTTATGA
- the trpD gene encoding anthranilate phosphoribosyltransferase, protein MIKEAILKVYKHEDLTYDEAYQTMDEIMSGEASEVQMSAYLTAMSMKGETIDEITASAEAMRAHCVRLLNDKEVLEIVGTGGDGSNTFNISTTSSIVISAAGVPVAKHGNRSASSKCGAADVLEELGVNIYIEPEKSLKCLREINLCFLFAQNYHLSMKYVAGVRKELSIRTIFNILGPLTSPAGASMEVLGVYEKDLVEPLTDVLKNLGVKSALTVYGVDGMDEISVSDKTFVCELKDGKTMSYEISPEYFGMEKASKEDLVGGDAKVNAEITRSILNGEKGPKRNAVLLNSAAGLYVAGKVESLREGVALAEEIIDSGKALKQLERFIECTNR, encoded by the coding sequence ATGATTAAAGAAGCTATTTTAAAAGTTTACAAACATGAAGATTTAACTTATGATGAAGCATACCAGACTATGGATGAAATCATGAGTGGTGAAGCAAGTGAAGTCCAGATGAGTGCATATCTCACTGCAATGTCTATGAAAGGCGAAACAATTGATGAAATCACTGCATCAGCCGAAGCGATGAGGGCTCACTGTGTAAGATTGCTGAACGATAAGGAAGTTTTGGAAATCGTCGGTACAGGCGGTGACGGTTCAAATACATTCAATATCTCAACAACTTCATCCATTGTAATATCTGCTGCAGGAGTTCCTGTAGCCAAACACGGAAACAGGTCCGCTTCCAGTAAATGTGGTGCTGCAGATGTCTTGGAAGAGCTGGGGGTAAATATTTATATTGAGCCTGAAAAAAGTTTAAAATGTCTTAGGGAAATTAATTTATGTTTCTTATTTGCTCAGAATTATCATTTGTCAATGAAATATGTTGCAGGTGTGCGTAAAGAACTTTCAATCAGAACAATTTTCAATATTTTAGGGCCTCTGACAAGTCCCGCCGGTGCTTCAATGGAAGTGCTGGGAGTCTATGAAAAAGATCTTGTAGAGCCTTTAACTGATGTTTTAAAGAATTTGGGAGTTAAATCTGCATTGACAGTTTACGGCGTTGACGGCATGGATGAAATTTCTGTCAGTGACAAAACATTTGTCTGTGAACTTAAAGACGGCAAAACAATGTCATATGAAATTTCACCTGAATATTTCGGCATGGAAAAGGCCTCCAAAGAGGATTTGGTTGGCGGTGATGCAAAAGTCAATGCTGAAATTACCCGTTCCATTTTAAATGGGGAAAAAGGTCCAAAAAGAAATGCTGTTCTATTGAATTCAGCAGCAGGCCTTTATGTTGCAGGAAAAGTCGAATCCCTGCGTGAAGGTGTTGCATTGGCAGAAGAAATTATTGATTCTGGAAAGGCATTAAAGCAGCTTGAAAGATTTATTGAATGTACAAACAGATGA
- the trpC gene encoding indole-3-glycerol phosphate synthase TrpC — translation MYKQMIDMLDEIVEKTKERLVESKKNKSLDDLKDEVAKMNITQDFPFKEALSGDEISIIAEVKRASPSKGMIAEDFDYVFIAKDYEDAGASAISVLTEPYFFKGSNDYLKEISENVSIPILRKDFIIDEYMIWEAKAIGASAVLLIVSILSIVELKKFLDLAHDLGLSAIVEAHDGNEIRTALNVGAEIIGVNNRDLTDFSVDIENSISLRRCVSGDVVFISESGIKTPEDVRRLKENDVDAVLIGETLMKCDDKKAMISEFKNA, via the coding sequence ATGTACAAACAGATGATTGACATGTTGGATGAAATAGTTGAAAAAACAAAAGAAAGATTAGTGGAATCAAAGAAAAACAAGTCATTGGATGATCTTAAGGATGAAGTCGCTAAAATGAACATCACCCAGGATTTTCCGTTTAAAGAGGCTTTAAGCGGTGATGAAATATCAATAATTGCAGAAGTCAAAAGGGCATCACCCTCAAAGGGCATGATTGCTGAGGATTTTGATTATGTTTTCATTGCAAAAGATTATGAGGATGCAGGTGCATCTGCAATTTCCGTTTTAACAGAACCTTACTTTTTCAAGGGATCCAACGATTACCTTAAAGAAATTTCCGAGAATGTTTCAATCCCGATTTTAAGAAAGGATTTCATCATTGATGAATATATGATTTGGGAAGCTAAAGCTATAGGTGCTTCTGCAGTATTGCTGATTGTTTCTATTTTGTCCATTGTAGAGTTAAAGAAATTTTTGGATTTGGCTCATGATTTGGGTCTTTCCGCTATTGTTGAGGCACATGACGGCAATGAGATTAGAACTGCACTTAATGTAGGGGCTGAAATAATCGGTGTCAACAACAGGGATCTGACAGATTTCAGCGTAGACATTGAAAATAGTATAAGTCTACGTAGATGTGTCAGTGGTGATGTAGTGTTTATTTCTGAAAGTGGCATTAAAACACCTGAAGATGTAAGGAGATTAAAAGAAAATGATGTCGATGCAGTTTTAATAGGCGAAACTTTAATGAAATGTGATGATAAAAAAGCTATGATTTCGGAGTTCAAAAATGCCTAA
- a CDS encoding phosphoribosylanthranilate isomerase, with product MPKIKICGLRRLKDIEIVNRYKPDYIGFVFANSKRQVSHELAIQMKDNLDDNIISVGVFVDAELDEILTLFNKGIIEIAQLHGDESEDYINNLKEKTNNELKIINAVEMSQDTDLLMHDKSQADYLLLDSGKGSGKTFDWQLIRKDLTKKFFLAGGIDSSNVRQAVEQFNPYAIDLSSSLEIDGYKDENKIKEIMEAIK from the coding sequence ATGCCTAAAATCAAAATCTGCGGATTAAGACGTTTGAAAGATATTGAAATAGTAAACAGATATAAGCCGGATTATATAGGATTTGTATTTGCCAATTCCAAAAGACAGGTTTCACATGAGCTTGCAATACAAATGAAAGATAATTTAGATGATAACATTATTTCTGTTGGTGTTTTTGTTGACGCAGAGCTTGATGAAATATTGACATTATTCAATAAGGGAATTATAGAAATTGCTCAACTTCACGGCGATGAAAGTGAAGATTATATTAATAATTTAAAAGAAAAAACTAATAATGAACTAAAAATTATCAATGCTGTTGAAATGTCACAGGATACAGACTTATTGATGCATGATAAATCTCAGGCTGATTATCTTCTGCTGGATAGTGGGAAAGGCAGTGGTAAAACATTCGACTGGCAGCTGATTAGAAAAGATTTAACTAAAAAGTTCTTTTTAGCAGGTGGAATCGACAGCAGCAATGTCAGACAGGCTGTTGAGCAGTTTAATCCCTATGCTATAGATTTAAGTTCAAGTTTAGAAATTGACGGTTATAAAGATGAAAATAAAATTAAAGAAATCATGGAGGCTATAAAGTGA
- the trpB gene encoding tryptophan synthase subunit beta, with protein sequence MNKGRYGDYGGQYISETLMNELLYLEEQYNHYMNDPDFVNELNDLLKEYAGRPSLLYYAKRMTEDLGGAKIYLKREDLNHTGAHKINNVLGQVLLAKKMGKTRVIAETGAGQHGVATATAAALLDMECEVFMGEVDTKRQALNVYRMELLGAKVHSVKSGTKTLKDAVNDAFRDWIARVHDTNYVIGSTMGPHPFPMMVRDFQSVISAEAREQFLEKEGRLPTAVVACVGGGSNAMGAFYNFIDDEEVRLIGCEAGGKGVDTPYNAAALTKGKIGIFHGMKSFFNQGDYGQIAPVYSVSAGLDYPGVGPEHAYLRDIGRAEYVPVNDEEAVEAFEYLSRTEGIIPAIESAHAVAHAMKIAPTMDKDDIIMICLSGRGDKDVRSIAEYRGVELDE encoded by the coding sequence GTGAATAAAGGACGATATGGCGATTATGGAGGTCAGTACATATCTGAAACATTAATGAATGAGCTGCTGTATCTGGAGGAGCAGTACAATCATTACATGAATGATCCCGATTTTGTAAATGAACTGAATGATTTGCTAAAAGAATATGCGGGAAGACCTTCCTTATTGTATTATGCTAAAAGAATGACAGAAGACCTTGGCGGTGCAAAAATCTATTTAAAACGTGAAGATTTAAACCACACAGGCGCTCATAAAATCAACAATGTTTTAGGGCAGGTTTTACTTGCTAAAAAAATGGGTAAAACAAGAGTTATTGCAGAAACCGGTGCGGGTCAGCATGGGGTTGCAACAGCTACTGCAGCTGCACTTTTGGATATGGAATGTGAAGTGTTCATGGGTGAAGTTGATACCAAAAGACAGGCATTGAATGTTTACAGGATGGAACTCTTGGGTGCAAAGGTTCACTCCGTCAAATCAGGAACAAAAACCTTGAAAGATGCTGTCAATGATGCATTCAGAGACTGGATTGCAAGAGTTCATGATACTAATTATGTAATAGGTTCAACAATGGGACCTCATCCTTTCCCAATGATGGTCCGTGATTTCCAGTCAGTAATCAGTGCTGAAGCAAGAGAGCAGTTTTTGGAAAAAGAGGGAAGACTTCCGACAGCTGTTGTTGCATGTGTCGGTGGAGGAAGTAACGCAATGGGTGCATTTTACAATTTCATCGATGATGAGGAGGTCAGGCTGATTGGATGTGAAGCCGGCGGAAAAGGGGTTGACACTCCGTATAATGCAGCTGCTTTAACAAAAGGTAAAATTGGAATATTTCATGGTATGAAATCATTTTTCAATCAGGGAGACTACGGCCAGATTGCTCCGGTTTATTCAGTATCAGCAGGCCTTGACTATCCTGGTGTAGGGCCTGAACATGCTTATTTAAGAGATATCGGCAGAGCTGAATATGTTCCTGTAAATGATGAGGAAGCGGTTGAAGCATTTGAATATCTCTCAAGGACTGAAGGAATTATTCCGGCTATTGAAAGTGCTCATGCAGTTGCCCATGCAATGAAAATAGCGCCGACAATGGATAAGGATGATATAATAATGATTTGTCTTTCAGGAAGAGGAGATAAGGATGTCAGATCAATTGCAGAATACAGGGGAGTTGAGTTAGATGAGTAG
- the trpA gene encoding tryptophan synthase subunit alpha — MSRIPNAFKNGKAFIGFLTAGDPTVEKTVEYILAMVDAGCDLVEIGIPFSDPMAEGVVIQDANVRALKHNTTTDDVFEIVRKVRQKTEVPIVFLTYINPVFFYGYEEFFKKCNELGVDGIISPDLPYEEKGEIADIARKNDVDVISLIAPTSKERIQMIANDATGFMYVVSSLGVTGMRSEIKTDLNAILSDIRDVCDLPLAVGFGINTPEQATEIGKIADGVIVGSAIVKIIEEYGENAEKPLKEYVSSMKKAANE; from the coding sequence ATGAGTAGAATTCCAAACGCTTTTAAAAACGGAAAAGCATTTATAGGCTTTTTGACTGCAGGAGACCCGACAGTTGAAAAAACTGTAGAGTATATATTGGCAATGGTTGATGCCGGGTGTGATTTGGTAGAAATAGGTATTCCTTTTTCAGACCCTATGGCTGAAGGTGTTGTAATTCAGGACGCTAATGTCAGAGCATTGAAACACAATACTACAACAGATGATGTATTTGAAATTGTTCGTAAAGTCCGCCAAAAAACTGAAGTTCCAATAGTATTTTTAACTTATATCAATCCCGTTTTCTTTTATGGATATGAAGAGTTCTTTAAAAAATGTAATGAATTAGGCGTTGACGGAATCATATCTCCAGACCTGCCGTATGAAGAGAAAGGCGAAATTGCAGATATTGCACGTAAAAATGATGTTGATGTCATATCACTGATTGCACCTACTTCAAAAGAAAGGATTCAGATGATAGCTAATGACGCAACCGGTTTCATGTATGTTGTATCCTCTTTAGGAGTTACCGGAATGCGTTCTGAGATTAAAACTGATTTAAATGCTATTCTATCTGATATTCGTGATGTTTGTGATTTGCCTCTGGCAGTAGGTTTTGGAATAAACACTCCAGAACAGGCAACTGAAATAGGTAAAATTGCTGATGGTGTAATTGTCGGAAGTGCAATTGTCAAAATAATCGAAGAATACGGTGAAAATGCTGAAAAACCTCTAAAAGAATATGTTTCCAGCATGAAAAAAGCGGCAAATGAATAA
- the pcn gene encoding proliferating cell nuclear antigen (pcna): MFKAELSDSNILKTSFDAISSIVDEVQIQTDSEGMRLDALDRSHITFVHLELKSSLFDEYICDVPEKINIDTDEFMRVLKRAKSQDRVLMSVDEGNFIITFEGDATRTFKIRLIDMEYDNPVPPQIDHPTSFKVRFSILKDCINDIDIFSDKIAFQVDEDYFIASADGEFGDASIKYLHGENISEHAKSLFSLDKIREMLKADKFSEEAEIGLGTDMPLSLTLNMVTGDGKLSFLLAPRLETDE; this comes from the coding sequence ATGTTTAAAGCAGAATTAAGTGATTCTAACATATTAAAAACCAGTTTTGATGCTATTTCATCAATTGTTGATGAAGTACAAATTCAAACTGACAGTGAGGGCATGAGATTAGATGCCTTAGACCGTAGTCACATAACTTTCGTTCATTTAGAGCTTAAATCAAGTTTATTCGATGAATATATTTGTGACGTTCCTGAAAAAATTAATATTGATACTGATGAATTCATGAGAGTTTTAAAACGTGCAAAATCTCAGGACAGAGTTTTAATGTCTGTTGATGAAGGTAATTTCATTATTACTTTTGAAGGAGATGCAACAAGAACTTTCAAAATAAGATTAATTGATATGGAATATGATAACCCTGTTCCACCTCAAATTGATCACCCAACATCATTTAAAGTACGTTTCTCTATCTTAAAAGACTGTATCAACGATATTGATATCTTTTCAGATAAAATCGCTTTCCAGGTTGATGAAGATTACTTTATCGCATCAGCTGATGGTGAATTTGGTGATGCTAGTATCAAATATCTCCATGGTGAGAATATCTCAGAACATGCAAAATCTTTATTCTCATTGGATAAAATCAGAGAAATGCTTAAAGCAGATAAATTTTCAGAGGAAGCTGAAATCGGCTTAGGTACTGACATGCCATTAAGTTTAACCCTTAATATGGTTACTGGCGATGGTAAACTAAGTTTCTTGCTTGCTCCTAGATTAGAAACAGATGAATAA
- a CDS encoding 50S ribosomal protein L44e has product MKIPKEKRTYCPHCKKHTMHEVHTAKKRKASELTWGQRQFRRVTAGYRGYPRPLPAGNKPVKKLDLRLKCKECGKSHIKQSFRTGKPEFVAK; this is encoded by the coding sequence ATGAAAATACCAAAAGAAAAAAGAACATACTGTCCTCATTGTAAAAAACACACAATGCATGAAGTTCACACTGCTAAAAAAAGAAAAGCTAGTGAGTTAACCTGGGGACAAAGACAATTCAGACGTGTAACTGCTGGTTACAGAGGTTACCCAAGGCCTTTACCTGCTGGAAACAAACCAGTTAAAAAATTAGACTTAAGACTTAAATGCAAAGAATGTGGAAAATCTCACATTAAACAATCTTTCAGAACAGGAAAACCTGAATTTGTAGCAAAATAG
- a CDS encoding 30S ribosomal protein S27e → MVSKGRGNFLKVKCLDCDNEQVIFDRAASDVKCIICGKTLVKSRGAKAKITAHIEKVLN, encoded by the coding sequence ATGGTTAGTAAAGGTAGAGGAAACTTTTTAAAAGTTAAATGTTTAGATTGTGACAATGAGCAAGTAATTTTCGACCGTGCAGCATCAGACGTAAAATGTATTATTTGTGGTAAAACACTCGTTAAATCCCGTGGTGCTAAAGCTAAAATTACTGCACACATCGAAAAAGTTTTAAACTAG